Proteins from a genomic interval of Oncorhynchus nerka isolate Pitt River linkage group LG13, Oner_Uvic_2.0, whole genome shotgun sequence:
- the LOC115139861 gene encoding FK506-binding protein 15-like isoform X1, giving the protein MFAPDDEDGDFLSPTGGAKLASLFGLDQAASQGNESFQYTAPKQPRKTSNPGPPAQKPAFPPGAPAVLLATAIHAFKYLNGHYQKQGKLGAAVLGNQTTKEYKLLLYISQQKQVTAAKIHVGFIFTVQPNNYCTFYDDQRQNWSLMFDTEKAAVDFCKEVCLAKVNSAPSLDMVVVQDLTLGEGQEVETGDSLEVTYTGWLLQNHAVGQVFDSNLNKDKLLRLKLGAGKVIKGWEEGMVGMRKSGRRLIVIPPSLGYGSQGVANRIPADSTLIFEAELRRVKLAKDSGSDRASAGSRDSAASSPVPCVENLGPYLPAGPTLLCATSPGRPGEPPLRAKSNSISEQLTNPDATKAKLISRMAKMGQPMLPFMAGPSSQPDSSDSEMEDPRVKERPAAPSPVQISTALQAPVQVLSHPHGASPSALMSVAMTAAAPQPVMSGSTHAFQPYAYPQSSMSPSQLQPMGQMFPTQAVPYMGGTGEVTSFLMAEARQHNSEIRLAVGKVADKVDQLASKVDDLQRQGGHSLAVPSVTMETAMIMRNIQRIIQENESLKKDVYEKSSRIEEQNRKIGELINQNQRYMEQSNLLMEQRNDSLKSSSEHNQARTLQAEQDKVRLTEELATCTSRVSQLQQEATSHQQRAAELQNKLTSALQDGDTHCTRISSLETQLEELKETAERGQAQYRTEKQKCKGMALRVNNMEEELQDLKTDKDCMERMVSDRKRKWQAERQRCDEEMEELRRSSQQDMESLRTQLRKARTSTGQAASEQLAQLQAELEEEWKGKCEQALASAKEQQGREMAELAEQRDILEQRLTQLQEKFSALKQSRDSEEQCLLQQQGQDEEQQVLQEKYSGLEEQWSAVRQKLEGRVAELERRLAEQGGQADSAGQDTAGEVKRVMNGVFHSLRGEFDLQETYTGSTVLGVIVNTIKSVTLQLLNGTERRSSHLREEEEEVDSDVRHREERPAQDAHVNGKEEEEEQMTEPEQLSESSVQREGDPRDVQERAHLEAVPETKKPTRVEPEADIHTDPEHQPLSTQPQPPSPQPQGEITTEPSEPTGINLEENLPSEIGQKTQSEGGISSPEVKKVSGTIEGPLGELKRTSSKATGPQTQLPPPPSPLYDSPGKVTSLTEGVGEENGKETFFLSTAPTKPPPTEEEDDELSLKGQPPPAPLFGDEEDEDDDLDWLG; this is encoded by the exons CGCAAAGCTGGCATCACTTTTTGGACTGGACCAAGCAGCAAGTCAGGGGAATGAATCTTTTCAATATACAGCCCCTAAACAGCCCAGGAAGACTTCAAATCCAG GTCCTCCTGCTCAGAAACCTGCGTTCCCTCCGGGTGCTCCTGCAGTACTATTGGCTACAGCTATCCATGCTTTCAAATA TCTTAACGGGCATTATCAGAAACAAGGAAAACTGGGAGCTGCAGTCCTGGGTAACCAAACAACAAAAGAG TACAAACTCTTGCTTTACATCAGTCAGCAGAAACAAGTGACTGCGGCCAAGATTCATGTTGGCTTCATCTTTACG GTTCAGCCCAACAACTACTGCACTTTTTATGATGACCAGCGCCAGAACTGGTCCCTGATGTTTGACACAGAGAAGGCTGCTGTAGACTTTTGTAAAGAG GTGTGTTTGGCAAAAGTGAACAGCGCCCCCTCCTTAGATATGGTGGTGGTGCAGGACCTGACACTAGGGGAGGGACAGGAAGTTGAGACTGGAGACTCCCTGGAGGTGACATACACAGGCTGGCTCCTACAGAACCATGCCGTCGGACAG GTGTTTGACTCCAACCTGAACAAAGACAAGCTGCTCCGACTGAAACTTGGCGCTGGAAAAGTGATTAAG GGCTGGGAGGAGGGCATGGTGGGTATGAGGAAGTCAGGCCGGCGTCTCATAGTGATCCCTCCCAGTCTGGGCTATGGCTCCCAGGGAGTAGCCAACCGCATCCCAGCAGACAGCACACTCATCTTTGAGGCAGAGCTACGACGG GTGAAGTTGGCGAAAGACAGTGGGTCTGACCGTGCCAGTGCTGGGTCTCGGGACTCTGCTGCCTCTTCACCTGTCCCCTGTGTGGAGAACCTGGGTCCCTACCTCCCTGCAGGGCCCACTCTGCTCTGTGCTACAAGCCCCGGGAGACCAGG GGAACCACCACTTCGGGCAAAGTCGAATTCCATCAGTGAACAGTTGACA AATCCAGACGCCACCAAAGCCAAGCTGATATCTCGCATGGCCAAGATGGGTCAGCCCATGTTGCCCTTCATGGCAGGGCCCTCCTCCCAGCCAGACTCCAGCGACTCAGAAATGGAG GACCCCAGAGTGAAGGAGCGTCCTGCTGCTCCTTCTCCTGTACAGATCTCCACTGCCCTCCAAGCTCCAGTGCAAG TGCTTTCTCACCCTCACGGGGCATCGCCCTCTGCCTTGATGTCTGTTGCTATGACAGCTGCTGCTCCGCAGCCTGTGATGTCAGGCTCAACCCATGCCTTTCAG CCTTACGCCTACCCACAGTCCTCTATGTCTCCCTCTCAACTTCAACCAATGGGCCAGATGTTCCCCACCCAGGCAGTACCATACATGGGAGGCACAGGCGAGGTCACTTCCTTCCTTATGGCTGAAGCTCGGCAGCATAACTCTGAGATCCGATTGGCTGTTGGCAAAGTGGCAGATAAAGTGGACCAGCTGGCTTCAAAG GTTGACGACCTTCAGAGGCAAGGAGGCCACTCATTGGCTGTGCCCAGTGTCACTATGGAAACCGCCATGATTATGCGCAACATCCAAAGAATCATTCAG GAAAATGAATCTTTAAAGAAGGACGTGTACGAGAAGAGCTCACGTATAGAGGAGCAGAACCGCAAGATCGGGGAGCTCATCAACCAGAACCAGAG GTACATGGAGCAGAGTAACCTGCTGATGGAGCAGAGGAATGACTCCCTAAAGTCCTCAAGTGAACACAACCAGGCCCGGACGCTGCAGGCTGAGCAGGACAAG GTACGTCTGACAGAGGAGCTGGCCACGTGCACATCACGGGTGTCCCAGCTGCAGCAGGAGGCCACGTCTCACCAGCAGAGGGCTGCAGAGCTGCAGAACAAACTGACCTCTGCCCTGCAGGATGGCGACACACACTGCACACGCATCTCCTCCCTAGAGACCCAACTGGAAG agctgaaggagactgcagagagaggacaggctCAGTACCGCACAGAGAAGCAGAAATGCAAAGGGATGGCTCTCCGGGTGAACAACATGGAGGAGGAGCTGCAGGACCTGAAGACTGACAAAGACTGTATGGAACGA ATGGTGTCGGACAGGAAGAGGAAgtggcaggcagagaggcagcggtgtgatgaggagatggaggagcTGAGGAGGAGCAGCCAGCAGGACATGGAAAGTCTGAGGACACAGCTCCGCAAGGCCAGGACCAGCACTGGCCAGGCAGCCTCAGAACAG CTAGCCCAACTGCAAGCAGAGCTGGAGGAGGAGTGGAAGGGGAAGTGTGAGCAGGCGTTGGCCTCGGCCAAGGAGCAGCAGGGGCGTGAGATGGCCGAACTGGCAGAGCAAAGAGACATACTGGAGCAGAGACTGACCCAGCTACAGGAAAAG TTTTCGGCTCTGAAGCAGTCCAGGGACTCAGAAGAGCAGTGCTTGTTGCAGCAGCAGGGACAGGACGAAGAGCAGCAGGTCCTACAAGAAAAG tatTCAGGCCTGGAGGAGCAGTGGTCAGCTGTGAGACAGAAGCTGGAGGGGCGAGTGGCTGAGCTGGAAAGGAGGCTGGCAGAGCAAGGGGGCCAAGCGGACAGTGCAGGACAGGACACTGCAGGGGAG GTGAAGCGTGTAATGAATGGAGTGTTTCACTCTCTGAGGGGGGAGTTTGACCTACAGGAGACTTACACAGGCAGCACTGTGCTCGGTGTAATCGTCAACACCATAAAG AGTGTTACCTTGCAACTGCTCAATGGTACCGAGAGACGTTCGTCCCATctgagggaagaagaagaagaagtggacAGTGATGTGAGGcatagagaggagagaccagctcAGGATGCTCATGTGAATgggaaggaagaagaggaggagcagATGACCGAGCCTGAGCAGCTTAGTGAGTCCTctgtacagagggagggagaccccAGAGATGTGCAGGAGAGGGCTCACCTTGAGGCAGTACCAGAGACGAAGAAACCGACTCGAGTGGAGCCAGAGGCAGACATCCACACGGATCCAGAGCACCAACCACTCTCAACCCAGCCACAACCACCATCTCCCCAACCACAGGGAGAGATTACCACAGAGCCTTCTGAACCCACTGGCATAAACCTTGAGGAGAATCTGCCCTCTGAGATAGGACAGAAAACTCAGTCCGAAGGTGGCATAAGTAGCCCAGAGGTGAAGAAAGTGAGTGGGACTATTGAGGGTCCCCTGGGTGAACTGAAAAGAACTAGCTCCAAAGCCACAGGTCCTCAAACCCAGCTTCCACCTCCACCAAGCCCCCTGTATGATAGTCCTGGGAAAGTAACAAG TCTGACTGAGGGAGTAGGAGAGGAAAATGGGAAGGAGACATTTTTCCTGAGCACAGCCCCAACCAAACCCCCACCcacggaggaggaggatgatgagctG AGCTTGAAGGGGCAACCTCCCCCAGCCCCTCTGTTTGGCGACGAAGAGGATGAAGATGATGATCTTGACTGGCTGGGATGA
- the LOC115139861 gene encoding FK506-binding protein 15-like isoform X4, translating into MFAPDDEDGDFLSPTGGAKLASLFGLDQAASQGNESFQYTAPKQPRKTSNPGPPAQKPAFPPGAPAVLLATAIHAFKYLNGHYQKQGKLGAAVLGNQTTKEYKLLLYISQQKQVTAAKIHVGFIFTVQPNNYCTFYDDQRQNWSLMFDTEKAAVDFCKEVCLAKVNSAPSLDMVVVQDLTLGEGQEVETGDSLEVTYTGWLLQNHAVGQVFDSNLNKDKLLRLKLGAGKVIKGWEEGMVGMRKSGRRLIVIPPSLGYGSQGVANRIPADSTLIFEAELRRVKLAKDSGSDRASAGSRDSAASSPVPCVENLGPYLPAGPTLLCATSPGRPGEPPLRAKSNSISEQLTNPDATKAKLISRMAKMGQPMLPFMAGPSSQPDSSDSEMEDPRVKERPAAPSPVQISTALQAPVQVLSHPHGASPSALMSVAMTAAAPQPVMSGSTHAFQMFPTQAVPYMGGTGEVTSFLMAEARQHNSEIRLAVGKVADKVDQLASKVDDLQRQGGHSLAVPSVTMETAMIMRNIQRIIQENESLKKDVYEKSSRIEEQNRKIGELINQNQRYMEQSNLLMEQRNDSLKSSSEHNQARTLQAEQDKVRLTEELATCTSRVSQLQQEATSHQQRAAELQNKLTSALQDGDTHCTRISSLETQLEELKETAERGQAQYRTEKQKCKGMALRVNNMEEELQDLKTDKDCMERMVSDRKRKWQAERQRCDEEMEELRRSSQQDMESLRTQLRKARTSTGQAASEQLAQLQAELEEEWKGKCEQALASAKEQQGREMAELAEQRDILEQRLTQLQEKFSALKQSRDSEEQCLLQQQGQDEEQQVLQEKYSGLEEQWSAVRQKLEGRVAELERRLAEQGGQADSAGQDTAGEVKRVMNGVFHSLRGEFDLQETYTGSTVLGVIVNTIKSVTLQLLNGTERRSSHLREEEEEVDSDVRHREERPAQDAHVNGKEEEEEQMTEPEQLSESSVQREGDPRDVQERAHLEAVPETKKPTRVEPEADIHTDPEHQPLSTQPQPPSPQPQGEITTEPSEPTGINLEENLPSEIGQKTQSEGGISSPEVKKVSGTIEGPLGELKRTSSKATGPQTQLPPPPSPLYDSPGKVTSLTEGVGEENGKETFFLSTAPTKPPPTEEEDDELSLKGQPPPAPLFGDEEDEDDDLDWLG; encoded by the exons CGCAAAGCTGGCATCACTTTTTGGACTGGACCAAGCAGCAAGTCAGGGGAATGAATCTTTTCAATATACAGCCCCTAAACAGCCCAGGAAGACTTCAAATCCAG GTCCTCCTGCTCAGAAACCTGCGTTCCCTCCGGGTGCTCCTGCAGTACTATTGGCTACAGCTATCCATGCTTTCAAATA TCTTAACGGGCATTATCAGAAACAAGGAAAACTGGGAGCTGCAGTCCTGGGTAACCAAACAACAAAAGAG TACAAACTCTTGCTTTACATCAGTCAGCAGAAACAAGTGACTGCGGCCAAGATTCATGTTGGCTTCATCTTTACG GTTCAGCCCAACAACTACTGCACTTTTTATGATGACCAGCGCCAGAACTGGTCCCTGATGTTTGACACAGAGAAGGCTGCTGTAGACTTTTGTAAAGAG GTGTGTTTGGCAAAAGTGAACAGCGCCCCCTCCTTAGATATGGTGGTGGTGCAGGACCTGACACTAGGGGAGGGACAGGAAGTTGAGACTGGAGACTCCCTGGAGGTGACATACACAGGCTGGCTCCTACAGAACCATGCCGTCGGACAG GTGTTTGACTCCAACCTGAACAAAGACAAGCTGCTCCGACTGAAACTTGGCGCTGGAAAAGTGATTAAG GGCTGGGAGGAGGGCATGGTGGGTATGAGGAAGTCAGGCCGGCGTCTCATAGTGATCCCTCCCAGTCTGGGCTATGGCTCCCAGGGAGTAGCCAACCGCATCCCAGCAGACAGCACACTCATCTTTGAGGCAGAGCTACGACGG GTGAAGTTGGCGAAAGACAGTGGGTCTGACCGTGCCAGTGCTGGGTCTCGGGACTCTGCTGCCTCTTCACCTGTCCCCTGTGTGGAGAACCTGGGTCCCTACCTCCCTGCAGGGCCCACTCTGCTCTGTGCTACAAGCCCCGGGAGACCAGG GGAACCACCACTTCGGGCAAAGTCGAATTCCATCAGTGAACAGTTGACA AATCCAGACGCCACCAAAGCCAAGCTGATATCTCGCATGGCCAAGATGGGTCAGCCCATGTTGCCCTTCATGGCAGGGCCCTCCTCCCAGCCAGACTCCAGCGACTCAGAAATGGAG GACCCCAGAGTGAAGGAGCGTCCTGCTGCTCCTTCTCCTGTACAGATCTCCACTGCCCTCCAAGCTCCAGTGCAAG TGCTTTCTCACCCTCACGGGGCATCGCCCTCTGCCTTGATGTCTGTTGCTATGACAGCTGCTGCTCCGCAGCCTGTGATGTCAGGCTCAACCCATGCCTTTCAG ATGTTCCCCACCCAGGCAGTACCATACATGGGAGGCACAGGCGAGGTCACTTCCTTCCTTATGGCTGAAGCTCGGCAGCATAACTCTGAGATCCGATTGGCTGTTGGCAAAGTGGCAGATAAAGTGGACCAGCTGGCTTCAAAG GTTGACGACCTTCAGAGGCAAGGAGGCCACTCATTGGCTGTGCCCAGTGTCACTATGGAAACCGCCATGATTATGCGCAACATCCAAAGAATCATTCAG GAAAATGAATCTTTAAAGAAGGACGTGTACGAGAAGAGCTCACGTATAGAGGAGCAGAACCGCAAGATCGGGGAGCTCATCAACCAGAACCAGAG GTACATGGAGCAGAGTAACCTGCTGATGGAGCAGAGGAATGACTCCCTAAAGTCCTCAAGTGAACACAACCAGGCCCGGACGCTGCAGGCTGAGCAGGACAAG GTACGTCTGACAGAGGAGCTGGCCACGTGCACATCACGGGTGTCCCAGCTGCAGCAGGAGGCCACGTCTCACCAGCAGAGGGCTGCAGAGCTGCAGAACAAACTGACCTCTGCCCTGCAGGATGGCGACACACACTGCACACGCATCTCCTCCCTAGAGACCCAACTGGAAG agctgaaggagactgcagagagaggacaggctCAGTACCGCACAGAGAAGCAGAAATGCAAAGGGATGGCTCTCCGGGTGAACAACATGGAGGAGGAGCTGCAGGACCTGAAGACTGACAAAGACTGTATGGAACGA ATGGTGTCGGACAGGAAGAGGAAgtggcaggcagagaggcagcggtgtgatgaggagatggaggagcTGAGGAGGAGCAGCCAGCAGGACATGGAAAGTCTGAGGACACAGCTCCGCAAGGCCAGGACCAGCACTGGCCAGGCAGCCTCAGAACAG CTAGCCCAACTGCAAGCAGAGCTGGAGGAGGAGTGGAAGGGGAAGTGTGAGCAGGCGTTGGCCTCGGCCAAGGAGCAGCAGGGGCGTGAGATGGCCGAACTGGCAGAGCAAAGAGACATACTGGAGCAGAGACTGACCCAGCTACAGGAAAAG TTTTCGGCTCTGAAGCAGTCCAGGGACTCAGAAGAGCAGTGCTTGTTGCAGCAGCAGGGACAGGACGAAGAGCAGCAGGTCCTACAAGAAAAG tatTCAGGCCTGGAGGAGCAGTGGTCAGCTGTGAGACAGAAGCTGGAGGGGCGAGTGGCTGAGCTGGAAAGGAGGCTGGCAGAGCAAGGGGGCCAAGCGGACAGTGCAGGACAGGACACTGCAGGGGAG GTGAAGCGTGTAATGAATGGAGTGTTTCACTCTCTGAGGGGGGAGTTTGACCTACAGGAGACTTACACAGGCAGCACTGTGCTCGGTGTAATCGTCAACACCATAAAG AGTGTTACCTTGCAACTGCTCAATGGTACCGAGAGACGTTCGTCCCATctgagggaagaagaagaagaagtggacAGTGATGTGAGGcatagagaggagagaccagctcAGGATGCTCATGTGAATgggaaggaagaagaggaggagcagATGACCGAGCCTGAGCAGCTTAGTGAGTCCTctgtacagagggagggagaccccAGAGATGTGCAGGAGAGGGCTCACCTTGAGGCAGTACCAGAGACGAAGAAACCGACTCGAGTGGAGCCAGAGGCAGACATCCACACGGATCCAGAGCACCAACCACTCTCAACCCAGCCACAACCACCATCTCCCCAACCACAGGGAGAGATTACCACAGAGCCTTCTGAACCCACTGGCATAAACCTTGAGGAGAATCTGCCCTCTGAGATAGGACAGAAAACTCAGTCCGAAGGTGGCATAAGTAGCCCAGAGGTGAAGAAAGTGAGTGGGACTATTGAGGGTCCCCTGGGTGAACTGAAAAGAACTAGCTCCAAAGCCACAGGTCCTCAAACCCAGCTTCCACCTCCACCAAGCCCCCTGTATGATAGTCCTGGGAAAGTAACAAG TCTGACTGAGGGAGTAGGAGAGGAAAATGGGAAGGAGACATTTTTCCTGAGCACAGCCCCAACCAAACCCCCACCcacggaggaggaggatgatgagctG AGCTTGAAGGGGCAACCTCCCCCAGCCCCTCTGTTTGGCGACGAAGAGGATGAAGATGATGATCTTGACTGGCTGGGATGA
- the LOC115139861 gene encoding FK506-binding protein 15-like isoform X2 — MEIFCHLLEGDAKLASLFGLDQAASQGNESFQYTAPKQPRKTSNPGPPAQKPAFPPGAPAVLLATAIHAFKYLNGHYQKQGKLGAAVLGNQTTKEYKLLLYISQQKQVTAAKIHVGFIFTVQPNNYCTFYDDQRQNWSLMFDTEKAAVDFCKEVCLAKVNSAPSLDMVVVQDLTLGEGQEVETGDSLEVTYTGWLLQNHAVGQVFDSNLNKDKLLRLKLGAGKVIKGWEEGMVGMRKSGRRLIVIPPSLGYGSQGVANRIPADSTLIFEAELRRVKLAKDSGSDRASAGSRDSAASSPVPCVENLGPYLPAGPTLLCATSPGRPGEPPLRAKSNSISEQLTNPDATKAKLISRMAKMGQPMLPFMAGPSSQPDSSDSEMEDPRVKERPAAPSPVQISTALQAPVQVLSHPHGASPSALMSVAMTAAAPQPVMSGSTHAFQPYAYPQSSMSPSQLQPMGQMFPTQAVPYMGGTGEVTSFLMAEARQHNSEIRLAVGKVADKVDQLASKVDDLQRQGGHSLAVPSVTMETAMIMRNIQRIIQENESLKKDVYEKSSRIEEQNRKIGELINQNQRYMEQSNLLMEQRNDSLKSSSEHNQARTLQAEQDKVRLTEELATCTSRVSQLQQEATSHQQRAAELQNKLTSALQDGDTHCTRISSLETQLEELKETAERGQAQYRTEKQKCKGMALRVNNMEEELQDLKTDKDCMERMVSDRKRKWQAERQRCDEEMEELRRSSQQDMESLRTQLRKARTSTGQAASEQLAQLQAELEEEWKGKCEQALASAKEQQGREMAELAEQRDILEQRLTQLQEKFSALKQSRDSEEQCLLQQQGQDEEQQVLQEKYSGLEEQWSAVRQKLEGRVAELERRLAEQGGQADSAGQDTAGEVKRVMNGVFHSLRGEFDLQETYTGSTVLGVIVNTIKSVTLQLLNGTERRSSHLREEEEEVDSDVRHREERPAQDAHVNGKEEEEEQMTEPEQLSESSVQREGDPRDVQERAHLEAVPETKKPTRVEPEADIHTDPEHQPLSTQPQPPSPQPQGEITTEPSEPTGINLEENLPSEIGQKTQSEGGISSPEVKKVSGTIEGPLGELKRTSSKATGPQTQLPPPPSPLYDSPGKVTSLTEGVGEENGKETFFLSTAPTKPPPTEEEDDELSLKGQPPPAPLFGDEEDEDDDLDWLG; from the exons CGCAAAGCTGGCATCACTTTTTGGACTGGACCAAGCAGCAAGTCAGGGGAATGAATCTTTTCAATATACAGCCCCTAAACAGCCCAGGAAGACTTCAAATCCAG GTCCTCCTGCTCAGAAACCTGCGTTCCCTCCGGGTGCTCCTGCAGTACTATTGGCTACAGCTATCCATGCTTTCAAATA TCTTAACGGGCATTATCAGAAACAAGGAAAACTGGGAGCTGCAGTCCTGGGTAACCAAACAACAAAAGAG TACAAACTCTTGCTTTACATCAGTCAGCAGAAACAAGTGACTGCGGCCAAGATTCATGTTGGCTTCATCTTTACG GTTCAGCCCAACAACTACTGCACTTTTTATGATGACCAGCGCCAGAACTGGTCCCTGATGTTTGACACAGAGAAGGCTGCTGTAGACTTTTGTAAAGAG GTGTGTTTGGCAAAAGTGAACAGCGCCCCCTCCTTAGATATGGTGGTGGTGCAGGACCTGACACTAGGGGAGGGACAGGAAGTTGAGACTGGAGACTCCCTGGAGGTGACATACACAGGCTGGCTCCTACAGAACCATGCCGTCGGACAG GTGTTTGACTCCAACCTGAACAAAGACAAGCTGCTCCGACTGAAACTTGGCGCTGGAAAAGTGATTAAG GGCTGGGAGGAGGGCATGGTGGGTATGAGGAAGTCAGGCCGGCGTCTCATAGTGATCCCTCCCAGTCTGGGCTATGGCTCCCAGGGAGTAGCCAACCGCATCCCAGCAGACAGCACACTCATCTTTGAGGCAGAGCTACGACGG GTGAAGTTGGCGAAAGACAGTGGGTCTGACCGTGCCAGTGCTGGGTCTCGGGACTCTGCTGCCTCTTCACCTGTCCCCTGTGTGGAGAACCTGGGTCCCTACCTCCCTGCAGGGCCCACTCTGCTCTGTGCTACAAGCCCCGGGAGACCAGG GGAACCACCACTTCGGGCAAAGTCGAATTCCATCAGTGAACAGTTGACA AATCCAGACGCCACCAAAGCCAAGCTGATATCTCGCATGGCCAAGATGGGTCAGCCCATGTTGCCCTTCATGGCAGGGCCCTCCTCCCAGCCAGACTCCAGCGACTCAGAAATGGAG GACCCCAGAGTGAAGGAGCGTCCTGCTGCTCCTTCTCCTGTACAGATCTCCACTGCCCTCCAAGCTCCAGTGCAAG TGCTTTCTCACCCTCACGGGGCATCGCCCTCTGCCTTGATGTCTGTTGCTATGACAGCTGCTGCTCCGCAGCCTGTGATGTCAGGCTCAACCCATGCCTTTCAG CCTTACGCCTACCCACAGTCCTCTATGTCTCCCTCTCAACTTCAACCAATGGGCCAGATGTTCCCCACCCAGGCAGTACCATACATGGGAGGCACAGGCGAGGTCACTTCCTTCCTTATGGCTGAAGCTCGGCAGCATAACTCTGAGATCCGATTGGCTGTTGGCAAAGTGGCAGATAAAGTGGACCAGCTGGCTTCAAAG GTTGACGACCTTCAGAGGCAAGGAGGCCACTCATTGGCTGTGCCCAGTGTCACTATGGAAACCGCCATGATTATGCGCAACATCCAAAGAATCATTCAG GAAAATGAATCTTTAAAGAAGGACGTGTACGAGAAGAGCTCACGTATAGAGGAGCAGAACCGCAAGATCGGGGAGCTCATCAACCAGAACCAGAG GTACATGGAGCAGAGTAACCTGCTGATGGAGCAGAGGAATGACTCCCTAAAGTCCTCAAGTGAACACAACCAGGCCCGGACGCTGCAGGCTGAGCAGGACAAG GTACGTCTGACAGAGGAGCTGGCCACGTGCACATCACGGGTGTCCCAGCTGCAGCAGGAGGCCACGTCTCACCAGCAGAGGGCTGCAGAGCTGCAGAACAAACTGACCTCTGCCCTGCAGGATGGCGACACACACTGCACACGCATCTCCTCCCTAGAGACCCAACTGGAAG agctgaaggagactgcagagagaggacaggctCAGTACCGCACAGAGAAGCAGAAATGCAAAGGGATGGCTCTCCGGGTGAACAACATGGAGGAGGAGCTGCAGGACCTGAAGACTGACAAAGACTGTATGGAACGA ATGGTGTCGGACAGGAAGAGGAAgtggcaggcagagaggcagcggtgtgatgaggagatggaggagcTGAGGAGGAGCAGCCAGCAGGACATGGAAAGTCTGAGGACACAGCTCCGCAAGGCCAGGACCAGCACTGGCCAGGCAGCCTCAGAACAG CTAGCCCAACTGCAAGCAGAGCTGGAGGAGGAGTGGAAGGGGAAGTGTGAGCAGGCGTTGGCCTCGGCCAAGGAGCAGCAGGGGCGTGAGATGGCCGAACTGGCAGAGCAAAGAGACATACTGGAGCAGAGACTGACCCAGCTACAGGAAAAG TTTTCGGCTCTGAAGCAGTCCAGGGACTCAGAAGAGCAGTGCTTGTTGCAGCAGCAGGGACAGGACGAAGAGCAGCAGGTCCTACAAGAAAAG tatTCAGGCCTGGAGGAGCAGTGGTCAGCTGTGAGACAGAAGCTGGAGGGGCGAGTGGCTGAGCTGGAAAGGAGGCTGGCAGAGCAAGGGGGCCAAGCGGACAGTGCAGGACAGGACACTGCAGGGGAG GTGAAGCGTGTAATGAATGGAGTGTTTCACTCTCTGAGGGGGGAGTTTGACCTACAGGAGACTTACACAGGCAGCACTGTGCTCGGTGTAATCGTCAACACCATAAAG AGTGTTACCTTGCAACTGCTCAATGGTACCGAGAGACGTTCGTCCCATctgagggaagaagaagaagaagtggacAGTGATGTGAGGcatagagaggagagaccagctcAGGATGCTCATGTGAATgggaaggaagaagaggaggagcagATGACCGAGCCTGAGCAGCTTAGTGAGTCCTctgtacagagggagggagaccccAGAGATGTGCAGGAGAGGGCTCACCTTGAGGCAGTACCAGAGACGAAGAAACCGACTCGAGTGGAGCCAGAGGCAGACATCCACACGGATCCAGAGCACCAACCACTCTCAACCCAGCCACAACCACCATCTCCCCAACCACAGGGAGAGATTACCACAGAGCCTTCTGAACCCACTGGCATAAACCTTGAGGAGAATCTGCCCTCTGAGATAGGACAGAAAACTCAGTCCGAAGGTGGCATAAGTAGCCCAGAGGTGAAGAAAGTGAGTGGGACTATTGAGGGTCCCCTGGGTGAACTGAAAAGAACTAGCTCCAAAGCCACAGGTCCTCAAACCCAGCTTCCACCTCCACCAAGCCCCCTGTATGATAGTCCTGGGAAAGTAACAAG TCTGACTGAGGGAGTAGGAGAGGAAAATGGGAAGGAGACATTTTTCCTGAGCACAGCCCCAACCAAACCCCCACCcacggaggaggaggatgatgagctG AGCTTGAAGGGGCAACCTCCCCCAGCCCCTCTGTTTGGCGACGAAGAGGATGAAGATGATGATCTTGACTGGCTGGGATGA